The Streptomyces sp. TLI_105 DNA segment TGCGGCGCTGGACCACGCTCGGCGTGATGGTCCTCTTCGTCATGCTCAACTTCACGAGCTCCGGCGGCATCTACCGGCCCGAGCTCCAGCCCGGCTTCTTCGGCGCGCTGCACGCCTTCTGGAACGGCGCGGGCTTCGTCGAGGGCGTGCGCGGTCACGTCTACTTCGACGGCCACGGGCTCGGCGGGAACGTCCTCGTCCTCGCCCTCTGGCTCCTCGCCGGCGCCACGCTCGTCGTCCTCGCCGGACTCACGGAGTCTCGACGGAAGCAGGCGAGCGCCGGCCAGGGGCAGGCTCCGGGGATGCCGGGGGCGGTCAAGGGCGGCGTCGATGCCGATGCCCGGGCCAGGGCCAGGGCTGAAGCTGAGGCCGAGGCCGAGGCCGAGGAAGAGATGGAAGAGGCCGTCGCGGTCTGAGGGCGGGCCCGAGGACGGCCTGGCCCTGGGCCTGGGCTGGGGATTGCGGCCCGGGGTGGGGTGTCTGGGGGTTGTGGCCCGGGGCTGGGGCCGGAGGACTGCGCCAGAGGCCTGGCTCAGAGGCTTGCTCCCGGGGTTGTCCACAGGCTCGTGGGGGCGTTGTCCACAGGGGGAGACGGGTGATCGGGAACGGCGGTACGGTCAGGGCCGGATGATGTTGGACATCGCATCGGGGGAGGCGTCCCATGGACGAGATCCGGGCCGTCGTGCCAGGACAGCGCGGTACGGACGAAGGGCAGGACGGGGCGCGCGTTCCGCACGTGCCGGGCTTCGCGCGCCGCGCCGCCCCCGTCACCGGGGTCTCCCCCAAGGACCGGGGCAAGCAGCTGCGCGAGCGGGTGCCCCGCTCCTCGCACGACCGGCCGGCCCTCGCCGCCGACCGCCCCGACGCCGTGCGCGCCGTCGAGGAATCGAACCGGGGCCGAGTCCCCGAGCTCGCGCCGATACGGGTCGGCAGGATGGCGGCGAGCCCCTTCGCCTTTCTGCGCGGCTCCGCCGGGCTCATGGCCCAGGACCTCGTCGGGACGCCCGTCACCGGGATCGCCGCCCAGATATGCGGCGACGCGCACGCCGCCAACTTCGGCCTCTACGGTGACGCGCGCGGACGGCTCGTCATGGACCTCAACGACTTCGACGAGACCGTCGTCGGCCCCTGGGAATGGGACCTCAAGCGGCTCGCCACGTCCCTCGTCCTCGCCGGACGGGAAGTGGGCGCGGACGAGGACGTGTGCCGGGCCGCCGCGTTCGACACCGCCGGCGCGTACCGGCGCACCATGCGCCTGCTCGCCCGGCTCTCCGCACTCGACGCCTGGAACGCGATCGCCGACGAGGAACTCGTCTCGCACACCGACGCCCGGGACCTCCTCGGCACCCTGGAGCGGGTCTCCGCCAAGGCCCGCAACAACACGAGCGCCCGGTTCGCCGCCCGGTCGACCGAGGCCGTGACGGACGCCGAGGGCGGCGGTCGCAGGTTCGTGGACGCTCCGCCGGTGCTGCGCAGGGTCCCGGACGCCGAGGCGGCCGAGGTCGCCGAGTCCCTCGGCGCGTACCTGGAGACCGTGTCCGAGGACAGACTGCCGCTCCTCGCCCGGTACGCCGTGCACGACGTGGCCTTCCGGGTGGTCGGCACCGGAAGCGTCGGCACCCGCTCCTATGTGGTGCTGCTGCTCGACCACCGGGGCGAACCGCTGGTGCTCCAGGTGAAGGAGGCCCGGCCGTCGGCCCTGCTGCCGCATCTGCAGGCCGCCGGATTCACCGTGCCGGAGGCCGGCCACGAGGGGCGGCGCGTGGTGCTCGGACAGAAGCGGATGCAGGTCGTCAGCGACATCCTGTTGGGCTGGACCACGGTCGAGGGGCGTCCGTTCCAGGTGCGGCAGTTCCGCAACCGCAAGGGAAGCGTCGACCCCGCCGCCCTCACCGCGGACCAGCTCGACGACTACGGGCGGATGACCGGGGCCCTGCTCGCCCGCGCGCACGCCCACAGCGCCGACCCGCGCCTGATATCCGGCTACTGCGGCAAGAACGAGGAGCTCGACGAGGCCGTCGCCGCCTTCGCCGTCACGTACGCGGACCGCACCACCGCGGACCACGCCGACCTGCTCTCGGCCATCCGCACGGGTCGCGTGGCGGCGGAACTGGGCGTCTGACGTCCGGCGGGGGCGGAGGAGCGAAAAAAGGGGGAGGGGAGGGAGGGGGAGGGAGGGGGGAGGCCCCCTGCGAGGACCGTAGGCTGGGTGGGACGAGGCGGAACGAGGACTTGGCGGGCGTGGACGTGAGCGTGGACCAGGGTGTGAACGAGGGACCCGGGGACGAGCGGCCCGAGGCCGAGCAGCCCGAGGGCCGACCGTCTGCGGAACCGCAGGTCGGCGCGCAGCAGGTCGCGGACCCGGAGGCTGTGGATCCGC contains these protein-coding regions:
- a CDS encoding DUF2252 domain-containing protein, with the protein product MDEIRAVVPGQRGTDEGQDGARVPHVPGFARRAAPVTGVSPKDRGKQLRERVPRSSHDRPALAADRPDAVRAVEESNRGRVPELAPIRVGRMAASPFAFLRGSAGLMAQDLVGTPVTGIAAQICGDAHAANFGLYGDARGRLVMDLNDFDETVVGPWEWDLKRLATSLVLAGREVGADEDVCRAAAFDTAGAYRRTMRLLARLSALDAWNAIADEELVSHTDARDLLGTLERVSAKARNNTSARFAARSTEAVTDAEGGGRRFVDAPPVLRRVPDAEAAEVAESLGAYLETVSEDRLPLLARYAVHDVAFRVVGTGSVGTRSYVVLLLDHRGEPLVLQVKEARPSALLPHLQAAGFTVPEAGHEGRRVVLGQKRMQVVSDILLGWTTVEGRPFQVRQFRNRKGSVDPAALTADQLDDYGRMTGALLARAHAHSADPRLISGYCGKNEELDEAVAAFAVTYADRTTADHADLLSAIRTGRVAAELGV